Within Deltaproteobacteria bacterium, the genomic segment CGCCGCCTCGTGCGCCTCGCCGGCGTCCGCGTAAGGCTCCGCCGCTCGCGACCACTCGGCCGCCCAGAGCTCCGGGTCCTTGGTCGTGAGCCGGTCGAGCACCGGCTCCACGTCCTCGATCCGGGCGCCGCGGAAAACCGTGCGCTTGCCGGTGCGCTCGCGCACCATTGCCTTGATCTCGTCGAGGTTCTTGATTCGCCCCATCTTGCCTTCTCTCCGGTCCGGCGCGTGCTTCGCCGGTCTCATGTGTCACAGGATGTCTTCATATCTGCGCCGCCCGTGCACGACTCTGTACACGCGGACCTGGGATCGAAGAACCTTGTAGAACACAAGATATTCGCCATGCCGCAGATAGCGGTAGCCGGAGGCCTTGAGAACTGCATCCCGTGGTATTCGTCCACGCTCCGGGAACTCTCCAAGGCTGGCGATCAGAGCGAGCAGGGCGTTCACGGTGTCCTCGGCCGTCGCGGGATTGTCCCGCGCAATGTATTACTGAATTTCGAGGAGATCCAATTGGGCGCGGCGAAGAACGCGGATCTGCCGCGTCATCCTCGCGCCTCGCGGAGAAGCGCGGCCAAGGCCTTCA encodes:
- a CDS encoding type II toxin-antitoxin system RelE/ParE family toxin, whose product is MARDNPATAEDTVNALLALIASLGEFPERGRIPRDAVLKASGYRYLRHGEYLVFYKVLRSQVRVYRVVHGRRRYEDIL